From Amycolatopsis sp. cg9, one genomic window encodes:
- a CDS encoding GAF domain-containing sensor histidine kinase — protein sequence MPAILAAVGGIARELELPSLLERAVTTMCELVGAPRGRLELAENGVARYGGEPGAGAVEVPVRAGPQEFGTLVVEPGAGGFTRREREVLGALAAATGMAVEKALLVDQMRRRERWLEASYDVTGALLAAQDLHATLRLIAERARIVAGGTAGAIARPAGPGQLVFDVVEPPGDDADRLTGLTVPTEGTATGVAFATRRPVVVRDYGERVQEEQRDRAGPMPAMIKDLDSAISVPLLVGEDTLGVLVVAKFRDKSPFTDSDVQLAETFAGHAALAVEFSRAQEARQQLAVFEDRDRIARDLHDLVIQRLFATGLGLEGVSRLIADPAVAARVAGFAQDLDGTIREIRNSIFSLQAPAQAHGSLRAELLRVAVDARDTLGFEPRVGFDGPLDAAVPDAVRTDLIASLREALTNVARHAGATSSSVDVTVDGLGRRLTLAVRDDGTGPPPERDRVSGLANLAARAARWGGTCVLVAAAGGGARLEWTAELPARAGEQGSGR from the coding sequence ATGCCGGCGATCCTCGCGGCGGTGGGCGGCATCGCCCGCGAGCTCGAGCTGCCGTCGTTGCTGGAGCGGGCGGTCACGACGATGTGCGAACTGGTGGGCGCCCCGCGCGGCCGGCTGGAGCTGGCGGAGAACGGCGTCGCCCGGTACGGCGGCGAGCCCGGTGCCGGCGCGGTCGAGGTGCCGGTCCGCGCCGGGCCGCAGGAGTTCGGGACCCTGGTGGTCGAGCCCGGGGCCGGCGGGTTTACGCGGCGCGAACGGGAAGTGCTGGGCGCGCTCGCCGCGGCGACCGGGATGGCCGTCGAGAAGGCGCTGCTCGTCGACCAGATGCGCCGCCGCGAACGCTGGCTCGAAGCCTCCTACGACGTCACCGGCGCGCTGCTCGCGGCCCAGGACCTGCACGCCACGCTCCGGCTGATCGCCGAACGCGCCCGCATCGTCGCCGGGGGAACGGCGGGCGCGATCGCGCGCCCGGCCGGGCCGGGGCAGCTGGTGTTCGACGTCGTGGAGCCCCCGGGCGACGACGCCGACCGGCTCACCGGGCTGACCGTCCCCACCGAAGGCACCGCCACCGGCGTCGCGTTCGCGACCCGCCGCCCGGTCGTCGTGCGCGACTACGGCGAGCGCGTCCAGGAAGAGCAGCGCGACCGCGCGGGGCCGATGCCGGCGATGATCAAGGACCTCGACTCGGCGATCTCGGTGCCGCTGCTGGTCGGCGAGGACACCCTCGGCGTGCTGGTGGTCGCGAAGTTCCGCGACAAGTCGCCGTTCACCGACTCCGACGTCCAGCTGGCCGAGACCTTCGCCGGGCACGCCGCGCTCGCCGTCGAGTTCTCCCGCGCGCAGGAGGCGCGGCAGCAGCTCGCGGTGTTCGAGGACCGCGACCGGATCGCCCGCGACCTGCACGACCTGGTCATCCAGCGGCTGTTCGCGACCGGACTCGGCCTCGAAGGCGTGAGCAGGCTGATCGCCGACCCGGCGGTCGCCGCGCGCGTGGCCGGGTTCGCCCAGGACCTCGACGGCACCATCCGCGAGATCCGCAACAGCATCTTTTCGCTGCAGGCGCCCGCGCAGGCGCACGGCAGCCTCCGCGCGGAGCTGCTGCGGGTGGCGGTGGACGCCCGCGACACGCTGGGTTTCGAGCCCCGCGTCGGGTTCGACGGGCCGCTGGACGCCGCGGTGCCCGACGCGGTCCGCACCGACCTGATCGCGTCGCTGCGCGAAGCGCTGACGAACGTCGCGCGGCACGCCGGGGCGACGTCGTCGTCGGTCGACGTCACCGTGGACGGGCTGGGCCGCCGGCTGACCCTGGCCGTGCGCGACGACGGGACGGGCCCGCCGCCGGAGCGGGATCGCGTCAGCGGGCTCGCCAACCTGGCCGCGCGGGCGGCCCGGTGGGGCGGGACGTGTGTGCTGGTGGCCGCCGCCGGCGGCGGCGCCCGGCTGGAATGGACCGCCGAGCTGCCGGCGCGGGCCGGCGAGCAGGGGAGTGGACGATGA
- a CDS encoding response regulator has protein sequence MTISVFLLDDHELVRTGLKTVFEAEADIEVVGEAATAAEALVRIPQARPDVAILDVRLPDGQGVEVCREIRSTVEPPPACLMLTSYSDDDALFGAIMAGAAGYMLKQVSGRSLIDAVRTVAGGGSLLDATLTASVMNKLRGENVATADPRYEQLSPQERRVLDLVAEGLTNRQIAERLFLAEKTVKNYVSSVLHKLGVERRTSAAVYMSERRAGPGRSG, from the coding sequence ATGACGATCTCGGTGTTCCTGCTCGACGACCACGAGCTGGTCCGGACCGGGCTGAAGACCGTCTTCGAGGCCGAAGCGGACATCGAAGTGGTCGGCGAGGCGGCGACGGCGGCCGAGGCCCTGGTGCGGATCCCGCAGGCGCGCCCGGACGTCGCGATCCTCGACGTCCGGCTGCCGGACGGGCAGGGCGTCGAGGTGTGCCGCGAGATCCGGTCCACTGTGGAGCCGCCGCCCGCGTGCCTGATGCTGACGTCCTATTCGGACGACGACGCGCTGTTCGGCGCGATCATGGCGGGCGCGGCGGGCTACATGCTGAAGCAGGTCTCCGGCCGGTCCCTGATCGACGCCGTCCGCACGGTCGCCGGCGGCGGCTCGCTGCTGGACGCCACGCTCACCGCGTCGGTGATGAACAAGCTGCGCGGCGAGAACGTGGCCACCGCGGACCCGCGCTACGAGCAGCTGAGTCCCCAGGAACGCCGGGTGCTCGACCTGGTCGCGGAGGGCCTGACCAACCGCCAGATCGCCGAGCGGCTGTTCCTGGCGGAGAAGACGGTGAAGAACTACGTGTCGTCGGTGCTGCACAAGCTCGGCGTCGAGCGGCGCACGTCGGCGGCGGTCTACATGTCCGAGCGGCGCGCCGGTCCGGGACGATCGGGCTGA
- the folE gene encoding GTP cyclohydrolase I FolE — MSVEPVPLRHLGVVHDRDAVDLHAAERAVADLLRALGKDPTSVHLGDTPRRVAHAYAEMLRPRDFQLTTFPNDEGYDELVLAKSIPVQSLCEHHMLPFRGVAHVGYLPGDRILGLSKLARVVELFARDLQVQERLTKQVADWLQEHLSPKGVGVVIEAEHLCMSLRGVRATGALTVTSSLHGLLREEPKTRQEFFALTGVSG; from the coding sequence GTGAGCGTCGAACCCGTTCCGCTGCGGCACCTCGGTGTCGTCCACGACCGCGACGCCGTCGACCTGCACGCGGCGGAGCGCGCGGTCGCCGATCTGCTGCGGGCGCTCGGCAAGGACCCGACGTCGGTGCACCTGGGCGACACGCCACGCCGGGTCGCCCACGCCTACGCGGAAATGCTGCGGCCGCGCGACTTCCAGCTGACGACGTTCCCCAACGACGAGGGCTACGACGAACTCGTGCTGGCCAAGAGCATCCCGGTGCAGTCGCTGTGCGAGCACCACATGCTGCCCTTCCGCGGCGTCGCGCACGTCGGTTACCTGCCCGGCGACCGGATCCTCGGCCTGTCGAAGCTCGCCCGCGTCGTCGAGCTGTTCGCGCGCGACCTGCAGGTGCAGGAGCGGCTGACCAAGCAGGTCGCGGACTGGCTGCAGGAACACCTCTCGCCGAAGGGCGTCGGTGTGGTGATCGAAGCCGAGCACCTGTGCATGTCGCTGCGCGGGGTCCGGGCGACCGGCGCGCTGACGGTCACCTCGTCGCTGCACGGCCTGCTGCGCGAGGAACCCAAGACCCGGCAGGAGTTCTTCGCGCTGACCGGGGTCAGCGGCTGA
- a CDS encoding helix-turn-helix transcriptional regulator — MHEPQAGALAAVAALDEPTRRRLYEYVVRQPVPVSRDDVATALSVPRATVAFHLDRLVDARLLAVGHERRTGRTGPGAGRPAKLYRRSDRQVSVSLPERQYELAGQLLATAVEEAGETGGSAREILTRRARERGADLARGAPDILGTLEEHGFEPRADGDRVLLGNCPFHQLARTHRRLVCEMNLALVEGLLAGVGDRRLRARPEPGPGLCCVRLEPA, encoded by the coding sequence ATGCACGAACCCCAGGCCGGTGCGCTGGCCGCGGTCGCGGCACTCGACGAGCCGACCCGGCGCCGGCTGTACGAGTACGTCGTCCGCCAGCCGGTACCGGTGAGCCGCGACGACGTCGCCACCGCCCTCAGCGTGCCTCGCGCGACCGTCGCGTTCCACCTCGACCGCCTGGTGGACGCGCGGCTGCTGGCGGTCGGCCACGAACGCCGCACCGGCCGCACCGGCCCGGGCGCCGGCCGGCCCGCGAAGCTGTACCGGCGGTCCGACCGGCAGGTGAGCGTCTCCCTGCCGGAACGCCAGTACGAACTGGCCGGTCAGCTGCTCGCGACGGCGGTGGAGGAAGCCGGCGAAACCGGCGGCTCGGCCCGCGAAATCCTGACCCGGCGGGCCCGCGAACGGGGCGCGGACCTCGCCCGCGGCGCCCCGGACATCCTGGGCACGCTGGAAGAACACGGCTTCGAGCCCCGCGCCGACGGCGACCGGGTCCTGCTGGGCAACTGCCCGTTCCATCAGCTCGCCCGGACCCACCGGCGGCTGGTCTGCGAGATGAACCTCGCCCTGGTCGAAGGCCTGCTCGCCGGGGTGGGCGACCGCCGCCTGCGCGCACGGCCCGAACCGGGGCCGGGGCTCTGCTGCGTGCGCCTCGAGCCGGCCTAG
- a CDS encoding TSUP family transporter, whose translation MIAVLLLAIPVGICIGVVGIGGVLLPPALSWLTGLDIHAAAGTSSWCFLFTGLAGTAAYARSRAMPWRFGAHLTLGAAPAAAAGAWVNGTVPATALWLLLATLTAGSGAFNLWGRPRGRRDAAGGALTQAPPAEPRQADRAPPAEADSPRRARPAEPSPPPPEPDPPTHPRPAEPGPPAESRPQPPETGPLTQPRRAEPNPPPEAPPAESGPPAKAAPPQEPGPPRQAPPAEPGSPPGRRHELPPAGAVAVGAFVGFGSALTGTGGPVLLVPVLLALGVPVLTTVAAGQLVQLPLVGFATLGYTAHGSVHFGLGSVLGVLSAAGVLLGARLARRLPARHLHRVVSAALVGFGGLLFVLPFLPR comes from the coding sequence GTGATCGCCGTCCTGCTCCTCGCGATCCCGGTGGGGATCTGCATCGGGGTCGTCGGCATCGGCGGAGTCCTGCTGCCCCCCGCCCTCTCCTGGCTGACCGGCCTCGACATCCACGCGGCGGCGGGCACCAGCAGCTGGTGCTTCCTGTTCACCGGCCTGGCCGGCACCGCCGCCTACGCCCGCAGCCGGGCAATGCCCTGGCGCTTCGGCGCCCACCTCACCCTCGGCGCAGCCCCGGCGGCGGCCGCGGGGGCGTGGGTGAACGGCACGGTCCCGGCAACGGCGCTGTGGCTGCTGCTGGCGACGCTCACGGCAGGCTCGGGAGCGTTCAACCTGTGGGGACGGCCGCGCGGGCGGCGGGATGCTGCGGGCGGGGCGCTCACTCAGGCGCCACCGGCCGAGCCCCGGCAGGCGGACCGAGCGCCACCGGCAGAGGCCGACTCGCCGCGCCGAGCACGACCGGCCGAGCCCAGCCCGCCACCTCCCGAGCCCGACCCGCCAACCCACCCCCGACCGGCCGAACCCGGCCCGCCAGCCGAGTCCCGCCCACAGCCTCCCGAGACCGGACCGCTGACCCAACCCCGGCGGGCCGAGCCCAACCCGCCGCCCGAAGCACCACCGGCCGAGTCCGGCCCGCCGGCCAAAGCCGCCCCACCCCAGGAGCCCGGGCCGCCGCGCCAAGCACCACCAGCCGAGCCCGGCTCGCCGCCCGGCCGGCGCCATGAGCTGCCCCCGGCCGGGGCGGTCGCCGTCGGAGCCTTCGTCGGGTTCGGGTCGGCGCTCACCGGTACCGGCGGTCCCGTGCTCCTCGTCCCCGTCCTGCTCGCCCTGGGTGTTCCCGTGCTGACCACCGTCGCCGCCGGGCAGCTGGTGCAGCTTCCGCTCGTCGGGTTCGCGACGCTCGGCTACACCGCCCACGGCTCCGTCCACTTCGGACTCGGCAGCGTCCTCGGCGTCCTGTCCGCGGCCGGTGTGCTGCTCGGCGCACGCTTGGCGCGCCGGCTTCCCGCCCGGCACCTGCACCGCGTCGTCTCGGCCGCGCTCGTCGGCTTCGGCGGCCTCCTCTTCGTCCTCCCCTTCCTCCCGCGCTAG
- a CDS encoding LacI family DNA-binding transcriptional regulator, with translation MVDRAKAGEQTRVPAPGPRQPSLADVAGMAGVSHMTVSRVVNESGPVRPETRERVLAAVQKLGYRPNTAARTLVTGRSGTLGVVALESNLYGPASTLYGIENAAREAGYGVAICSVTRPGRTSIGDAVESLRRQAVEGIVVIAPHVTAGRALAAAPSDIPLVAVGGGESAPVPVLSVDQYDGARRATEHLLALGHRTVWHLAGPEDWLEARDRERGWRETLEARGLRVPALVRGDWSPRSGYEAGRALAGKRGLKAVFSANDQMALGLLRAFTEAGIRVPEDVHVAGFDDVPEAAYFSPPLTTVRQDFIEVGRRTFGLLEERMAGGDAGARHLVPAELIVRESTGPR, from the coding sequence GTGGTGGACCGGGCGAAGGCGGGGGAGCAGACGAGGGTGCCGGCACCCGGGCCGCGGCAGCCGAGCCTGGCCGATGTCGCCGGCATGGCCGGGGTCTCGCACATGACCGTTTCGCGCGTGGTCAACGAGAGCGGGCCGGTGCGCCCGGAGACCCGCGAGCGGGTCCTCGCCGCGGTGCAGAAGCTCGGCTACCGGCCCAACACGGCCGCGCGGACCCTGGTCACCGGCCGGTCCGGCACGCTCGGCGTGGTCGCGCTGGAGTCGAACCTCTACGGACCGGCGAGCACGTTGTACGGCATCGAAAACGCGGCGCGCGAGGCCGGTTACGGCGTCGCGATCTGCAGCGTGACCCGGCCCGGCCGGACGTCGATCGGCGACGCGGTCGAAAGCCTGCGCCGCCAGGCGGTCGAAGGCATCGTGGTGATCGCCCCGCACGTGACGGCGGGCCGCGCGCTGGCGGCGGCCCCGTCGGACATCCCGCTGGTGGCCGTCGGCGGCGGTGAGTCGGCGCCGGTCCCGGTGCTCTCGGTCGACCAGTACGACGGCGCCCGCCGCGCCACCGAGCACCTGCTCGCCTTGGGGCACCGGACGGTCTGGCACCTCGCCGGCCCGGAGGACTGGCTCGAGGCCCGCGACCGCGAGCGCGGCTGGCGGGAGACGCTGGAGGCGCGCGGCCTGCGGGTCCCGGCGCTCGTGCGCGGCGACTGGAGCCCGCGCTCGGGCTACGAAGCCGGGCGGGCGCTGGCCGGGAAGCGGGGGCTCAAGGCGGTGTTCTCGGCGAACGACCAGATGGCGCTGGGGCTGCTGCGGGCGTTCACCGAGGCCGGCATCCGGGTGCCGGAGGACGTGCACGTCGCCGGCTTCGACGACGTCCCCGAGGCGGCGTACTTTTCCCCGCCGCTGACGACGGTCCGCCAGGACTTCATCGAGGTCGGGCGCCGCACCTTCGGCCTGCTGGAGGAGCGGATGGCGGGCGGCGACGCCGGGGCCCGGCACCTGGTGCCCGCCGAGCTGATCGTGCGGGAGAGCACCGGCCCGCGCTGA
- a CDS encoding beta-galactosidase, which translates to MRRARTLFAALFAFVFAVAGVTVPHAAAAPPKPGHTVTYDGYSFLVDGQRTYLWSGEFHSYRLPSPDLWLDIFQKMKAAGFNSTSLYFDWGYHSPRQGVYDFSGVRDLDKLLDVAQQAGLYVIARPGPYINAEVDGGGFPTWLSTTPGHTRSADPAYLKYSDEWQTQIDRIIARHQLTNGTGSVLAYQVENEYYNGNADGRAYLKHLEDKARADGITVPLVGNNNGTFNAGEAALDVDAADSYPQGFDCSNPTRWNGVPDISYDHVPGKPLITAEFQGGAFDPWGGPGYEKCAQLINDQFANVFYKQNIAVGATGQSFYMLHGGTSWGWSAIPQNYTSYDYGAAITEGRQFDPKYAEDKLIGYFTQSVAPLTKTDGLVAAPLTDPALTDTARINPDTRTQFHTLRHTDSTSTATNTTSLALDLAAHAGYTYDDRAAEVGYTGTWSHVGPEVNYTGGDYQHTESFSEVTGDSVSIPFTGTGIRWVTSKDPSHGIADVYLDGSKVDTVDLYAVSKQNQVTGYQVRDLPAGAHTLKIAVTGQKNVKATGPFVVVDAVDLLAGSADYYPVVPQQPGTGTTLNGRQSKILVAGYDFGQTRMQYSTSEIMTSAAIGGRDVAVLYGDHGGPGETVLRFAKQPAVQVLGGAATSTWDAARGDLRLNYTHDGLTRVLVTAPGARPLLLLLADKATAATFWRQDTAVGPVLVRGTDLVRTAAARNGTLALTGDTGTDGAFEVFGTAKSLLWNGSPVPAKPTSSGSLTGTAPTAQPVTLPALTGWKHQQESPESRPGFDDSAWPVADKETTNSSTALGTKPVLFADDYGFHTGNTWYRGRFTGDGKQTGITLSSQSGGPAGAFSAWLNGVFLGSSKDPQHTFPFPAGTLRTGENEISVLTVNMGHEEDYGANNGNKAARGLTSARLTGAPLTSVTWRLQGVRGGETGLDPVRGPLNTGGLYGERAGWSLPGFPDGNWTPAALPATDTTPGVSWYRTTADLDLPRGQDTSLGLTITDDPARQYRALIFVNGWQLGQYVDYLGPQHSFPIPNGVLNPNGHNTIAVAVWNLDGSTGGLGKIAWTNYGSHRSPLTVRPNASPGYDPARYAMPPAPTAGVSLTAPDTASGGQPFTASATVRVPAGAPPAFDVKPALTVPAGWTAGPAAPASAARIDGGGSATFTWTVTPPSTVDTAALKVAVAYRQAGHPGSVTGERIVGAVPPAPPAGQVAASSLPFLTATNGWGPVERDTSNGEASAGDGKPMTIGGVAYAKGLGVHAASDVQLYLAGACTRLTASAGVDGETGTAGSVAFSVSVDGTTRVTTPVVRGGQAAVPVDVDVTGAQVLDLLVSDGGDGNGNDHADWALPTLTCATPPAG; encoded by the coding sequence ATGCGCCGCGCCCGGACGTTGTTCGCCGCCCTGTTCGCGTTCGTCTTCGCGGTCGCCGGGGTGACCGTCCCGCACGCCGCGGCCGCACCACCGAAACCCGGCCACACCGTCACCTACGACGGCTACTCCTTCCTCGTCGACGGGCAGCGGACCTACCTCTGGTCCGGCGAGTTCCACTCCTACCGCCTCCCCAGCCCGGACCTGTGGCTCGACATCTTCCAGAAGATGAAGGCCGCCGGCTTCAACTCGACCTCCCTCTACTTCGACTGGGGCTACCACTCGCCGCGCCAAGGGGTCTACGACTTCAGTGGCGTCCGGGACCTCGACAAGCTCCTCGACGTGGCCCAGCAAGCCGGGCTCTACGTCATCGCGCGGCCCGGTCCGTACATCAACGCCGAGGTCGACGGCGGCGGCTTCCCGACCTGGCTGTCCACCACCCCCGGCCACACCCGCAGCGCCGACCCGGCCTACCTGAAGTACTCGGACGAGTGGCAGACGCAGATCGACCGGATCATCGCCCGCCACCAGCTCACGAACGGCACCGGCAGCGTCCTCGCCTACCAGGTCGAAAACGAGTACTACAACGGCAACGCCGACGGCCGCGCGTACCTGAAGCACCTCGAGGACAAGGCCCGCGCCGACGGGATCACCGTCCCGCTGGTCGGCAACAACAACGGCACCTTCAACGCCGGGGAGGCCGCGCTCGACGTCGACGCCGCCGACTCCTACCCGCAGGGCTTCGACTGCTCCAACCCGACGCGGTGGAACGGCGTCCCCGACATCAGCTACGACCACGTCCCCGGCAAGCCGCTGATCACCGCCGAGTTCCAGGGCGGCGCCTTCGATCCCTGGGGCGGCCCGGGCTACGAGAAGTGCGCCCAGCTGATCAACGACCAGTTCGCGAACGTCTTCTACAAGCAGAACATCGCCGTGGGTGCGACCGGCCAGAGCTTCTACATGCTGCACGGCGGCACCTCGTGGGGCTGGAGCGCGATCCCGCAGAACTACACCTCCTACGACTACGGCGCCGCGATCACCGAAGGCCGCCAGTTCGACCCGAAGTACGCCGAGGACAAGCTGATCGGCTACTTCACCCAGTCCGTCGCGCCGCTGACCAAGACCGACGGGCTGGTCGCCGCCCCGCTCACCGATCCGGCGCTCACCGACACCGCCCGGATCAACCCCGACACCCGCACGCAGTTCCACACCCTGCGGCACACCGATTCGACGTCGACCGCCACGAACACCACGAGCCTCGCGCTCGACCTCGCCGCGCACGCCGGCTACACCTACGACGACCGGGCGGCCGAGGTCGGCTACACCGGCACCTGGAGCCACGTCGGGCCGGAGGTGAACTACACCGGCGGCGACTACCAGCACACGGAGTCCTTTTCGGAGGTCACCGGCGACAGCGTCAGCATCCCCTTCACCGGCACCGGGATCCGCTGGGTGACGTCGAAGGACCCGAGCCACGGCATCGCCGACGTCTATCTCGACGGATCCAAAGTGGACACCGTCGACCTCTACGCGGTGAGCAAGCAGAACCAGGTCACCGGCTACCAGGTCCGGGACCTGCCCGCCGGGGCGCACACGCTGAAGATCGCCGTCACCGGGCAGAAGAACGTCAAGGCGACCGGCCCGTTCGTCGTGGTCGACGCCGTCGACCTCCTGGCGGGCAGCGCCGACTACTACCCGGTTGTGCCGCAGCAGCCGGGCACCGGCACCACGCTGAACGGCCGCCAGTCGAAGATCCTCGTCGCCGGCTACGACTTCGGGCAGACCAGGATGCAGTACTCGACGTCGGAGATCATGACGTCCGCGGCCATCGGCGGCCGGGACGTCGCCGTCCTCTACGGTGACCACGGCGGGCCGGGGGAGACGGTCCTGCGGTTCGCGAAGCAGCCGGCCGTGCAGGTCCTCGGCGGCGCCGCGACGTCCACTTGGGACGCTGCCCGCGGCGACCTGCGGCTGAACTACACCCACGACGGCCTGACCCGCGTGCTCGTCACCGCGCCCGGCGCGCGCCCGCTGCTCCTGCTGCTCGCGGACAAGGCGACGGCGGCGACGTTCTGGCGCCAGGACACCGCGGTGGGGCCGGTCCTGGTCCGCGGCACCGACCTGGTGCGGACCGCGGCCGCGCGGAACGGCACCCTCGCCCTCACCGGCGACACCGGGACCGACGGCGCCTTCGAGGTCTTCGGCACGGCGAAGTCGTTGCTGTGGAACGGTTCCCCGGTCCCGGCGAAGCCGACTTCGAGCGGCAGCCTCACCGGCACCGCGCCGACCGCGCAGCCAGTGACGCTGCCCGCCCTGACCGGGTGGAAGCACCAGCAGGAGTCGCCCGAGAGCCGGCCCGGGTTCGACGACTCGGCGTGGCCGGTGGCGGACAAGGAAACCACCAACAGCTCGACCGCGCTCGGCACGAAACCGGTGCTGTTCGCCGACGACTACGGCTTCCACACCGGCAACACCTGGTACCGCGGCCGGTTCACCGGCGACGGGAAGCAGACCGGGATCACCCTGTCGAGCCAGAGCGGCGGCCCGGCGGGCGCCTTCTCGGCGTGGCTCAACGGTGTCTTCCTCGGCAGCTCGAAGGACCCGCAGCACACGTTCCCCTTCCCGGCGGGCACCTTGCGCACGGGCGAGAACGAGATCTCCGTCCTGACGGTGAACATGGGCCACGAGGAGGACTACGGCGCGAACAACGGCAACAAGGCCGCCCGGGGCCTGACCTCCGCCCGGCTCACCGGAGCGCCGCTGACGTCGGTCACCTGGCGGCTGCAGGGCGTCCGCGGCGGCGAGACCGGGCTCGACCCGGTCCGCGGCCCGCTCAACACCGGCGGCCTCTACGGCGAGCGCGCGGGCTGGTCCCTGCCCGGTTTCCCCGACGGGAACTGGACACCGGCGGCCCTGCCCGCGACGGACACGACCCCCGGCGTCTCGTGGTACCGCACCACCGCGGACCTGGATTTGCCGCGCGGCCAGGACACCTCGCTCGGCCTGACCATCACCGACGACCCCGCGCGGCAGTACCGCGCACTGATCTTCGTGAACGGCTGGCAGCTCGGCCAGTACGTCGACTACCTCGGGCCGCAGCACAGCTTCCCGATCCCGAACGGCGTGCTGAACCCCAACGGGCACAACACGATCGCCGTCGCGGTGTGGAACCTCGACGGCAGCACCGGCGGTCTTGGGAAGATCGCCTGGACGAACTACGGCAGCCACCGCTCGCCGCTGACCGTCCGGCCGAACGCCTCGCCCGGGTACGACCCCGCGCGGTACGCGATGCCGCCGGCACCGACCGCCGGCGTGTCGCTGACCGCACCGGACACGGCGTCGGGCGGGCAGCCCTTCACCGCGTCCGCGACCGTCCGGGTCCCGGCGGGCGCGCCGCCGGCGTTCGACGTCAAGCCCGCGCTCACCGTCCCCGCCGGGTGGACGGCCGGTCCCGCGGCACCGGCCTCGGCCGCGCGGATCGACGGCGGCGGTTCGGCCACGTTCACCTGGACCGTGACCCCGCCGTCCACAGTGGACACCGCAGCGCTTAAGGTCGCGGTGGCGTACCGGCAGGCGGGACACCCGGGCTCGGTGACCGGGGAACGGATCGTCGGCGCGGTGCCGCCCGCGCCACCCGCCGGCCAGGTCGCGGCCAGCTCACTGCCGTTCCTCACCGCGACGAACGGCTGGGGTCCGGTGGAGCGCGACACGAGCAACGGCGAGGCGAGCGCGGGCGACGGCAAGCCGATGACCATCGGCGGGGTGGCGTACGCGAAGGGGCTCGGCGTCCACGCGGCGAGCGACGTCCAGCTCTACCTGGCGGGTGCGTGCACCCGGCTGACGGCTTCGGCCGGGGTGGACGGCGAAACCGGCACCGCGGGCAGCGTCGCCTTCAGCGTGTCGGTGGACGGCACGACCCGCGTCACGACGCCGGTGGTCCGCGGCGGCCAGGCCGCGGTGCCGGTCGACGTCGACGTCACCGGGGCCCAGGTCCTGGACCTGCTGGTGAGCGACGGCGGGGA